A genomic region of Pseudomonas migulae contains the following coding sequences:
- a CDS encoding cupin domain-containing protein, translated as MTEAIPRKKLVEAAPHASFNLDEIVKTFPETAETLLVDTRLTDEDEASARVFRVYHPTPAHYHATCDEYLIVLSGRATFFMGDREEFEVGPGEMLFFKKFTIHGMPKILEHPLFMVSVDTPRRDPSDIIFVDPSSGTAESFVQAKP; from the coding sequence ATGACCGAAGCAATCCCCCGGAAAAAACTGGTAGAGGCCGCACCCCATGCCTCGTTCAATCTTGACGAGATCGTCAAGACCTTCCCCGAAACCGCCGAAACCCTGCTGGTCGACACCCGTCTGACCGACGAAGACGAGGCCAGTGCACGCGTCTTCCGGGTCTATCACCCGACGCCCGCGCACTATCACGCCACCTGTGACGAATACCTGATTGTGCTGTCCGGGCGCGCAACCTTTTTCATGGGTGACCGTGAAGAGTTCGAGGTCGGTCCGGGCGAGATGCTGTTCTTCAAGAAGTTCACCATCCACGGCATGCCGAAGATTCTCGAACACCCGCTGTTCATGGTGTCGGTGGACACTCCGCGTCGCGATCCAAGCGACATCATTTTTGTCGATCCTTCCAGCGGCACCGCCGAATCGTTCGTGCAGGCAAAGCCATGA
- a CDS encoding GntP family permease, with protein sequence MSVIIALLALFALMLAAYRGYSVIIFAPLAALAAVLLTDPSAVAPAFSDIFMDKMVGFIKLYFPVFLLGAVFGKLIELSGFSRSIVRSVIHVLGGSQAMLVIVLVCALLTYGGVSLFVVVFAVYPFAAEMFRQSNIPKRLMPATIALGAFTFTMDALPGSPQIQNIIPTTFFGTTSWAAPWLGVLGSLFVLIGGMLYLERQRRKAQRAGEGYGTDLRNEPETPQDIALPHPLVALLPLLLVGVMNLAFTHWIPHWYGSVYDIDLPGLKAPIQTQVSKMIAIWSVQAALLVGIVTVFLFSYRTISRKLAEGSRTAVSGAMLATLNTASEYGFGAVIAALPGFVAVVEALKVIPNPLVNQAITINLLAGITGSSSGGMSIALAAMSDTFIASANAAHIPLEVMHRVAAMAAGGMDTLPHNGAVITLLAVTGLTHRQAYKDIFGMTIFKVLAAFFVIGVYYLTGIV encoded by the coding sequence ATGAGTGTCATCATCGCCTTGTTGGCGCTGTTCGCCTTAATGCTCGCCGCTTATCGAGGATACAGCGTCATTATCTTCGCGCCTCTCGCTGCACTTGCTGCCGTTTTGCTCACTGATCCCAGCGCGGTAGCCCCGGCGTTCAGTGATATTTTCATGGACAAGATGGTCGGTTTTATAAAGCTCTACTTTCCCGTTTTTTTATTGGGCGCCGTGTTTGGCAAGTTGATCGAGCTGTCCGGCTTTTCCCGCTCGATCGTCAGATCAGTCATTCACGTGCTGGGCGGCAGCCAGGCCATGCTGGTGATTGTTCTGGTTTGCGCGTTGCTCACGTATGGCGGCGTCTCGCTGTTTGTGGTGGTGTTTGCGGTCTATCCCTTTGCGGCGGAAATGTTCCGTCAAAGCAACATTCCCAAGCGACTCATGCCCGCGACCATTGCCCTGGGCGCGTTCACCTTCACCATGGATGCGTTGCCCGGTTCGCCGCAGATCCAGAACATCATCCCGACCACCTTCTTCGGCACCACCTCCTGGGCTGCGCCCTGGCTGGGTGTGCTGGGCTCGTTGTTCGTGTTGATCGGCGGCATGCTGTATCTCGAGCGTCAGCGGCGTAAAGCGCAACGTGCAGGAGAAGGCTACGGCACCGATCTGCGCAATGAGCCGGAAACACCGCAGGACATCGCCCTTCCTCACCCGCTGGTGGCGCTGCTGCCCTTGCTGTTGGTCGGGGTGATGAACCTGGCCTTCACGCACTGGATTCCACACTGGTATGGCAGTGTTTATGACATTGATCTGCCAGGTTTGAAGGCGCCGATCCAGACGCAAGTGTCGAAGATGATCGCCATTTGGTCGGTGCAGGCAGCGTTGCTGGTCGGGATCGTTACCGTCTTCCTGTTCAGCTATCGCACTATCTCTCGCAAACTGGCCGAAGGCAGCCGTACCGCCGTCAGCGGTGCGATGCTTGCCACCCTCAACACCGCCTCGGAATATGGCTTCGGTGCGGTCATTGCCGCGTTGCCCGGCTTCGTCGCTGTCGTTGAAGCTCTGAAGGTCATTCCCAATCCCTTGGTCAATCAGGCCATCACCATCAACTTGCTGGCGGGTATCACCGGGTCGTCATCCGGCGGCATGAGCATTGCGCTCGCCGCCATGTCGGACACCTTCATTGCCTCGGCCAACGCGGCGCACATCCCTCTGGAAGTCATGCATCGCGTTGCGGCAATGGCTGCCGGAGGTATGGATACCTTGCCCCACAACGGCGCCGTCATCACGTTGCTGGCGGTCACCGGATTGACCCACCGTCAGGCCTATAAAGACATTTTCGGCATGACCATTTTCAAGGTGCTGGCGGCGTTTTTCGTGATCGGCGTGTATTACCTGACCGGGATCGTCTGA
- a CDS encoding major royal jelly family protein translates to MSSNALEIFATFPVERPGNPTVMPDGRVLVSVSAIIAPAISVRAVSENGEHSAYPNEVWAGKPGADGRGMSAVIGIRNDPEGIVWILDMGGPQQQPRLIAWNDREQCLHRLIVLPQNVLRPSSFTQDFVIDWRRQRIYIADMTMNTSGASDYPAIVVVDLNSGLSWRSLECYPGLMPGDVPLMVAGKPLSLRPPDGEVIPYRYGLNPIAIDPLGRWVYFGSMSARKVYRVATEILAQPAGNAPLSEVVEYWCEKPHCDGFDVDAQGNVYVTDIANNAIGLASPAGYRLLAQDDRLLAWPDGVELDAQGKWLYITANQLHRHPLLNAGEDDSLPPFHVLRLRVDAPMGLSEAP, encoded by the coding sequence ATGAGCAGCAACGCGCTGGAGATTTTCGCGACCTTTCCAGTCGAGCGTCCCGGCAATCCAACCGTGATGCCGGACGGGCGCGTGCTGGTGTCGGTTTCGGCCATTATCGCGCCGGCGATCTCGGTGCGCGCCGTGTCCGAAAACGGCGAGCATTCCGCCTACCCCAATGAGGTGTGGGCCGGCAAACCCGGCGCTGACGGTCGCGGCATGTCCGCCGTGATCGGCATCCGCAATGACCCCGAAGGAATCGTCTGGATCCTCGACATGGGCGGCCCGCAGCAACAGCCCCGGCTCATCGCCTGGAATGACCGCGAGCAATGCCTGCACCGCCTGATCGTGCTGCCGCAGAACGTGCTTCGGCCCAGTTCCTTCACCCAGGACTTCGTCATCGACTGGCGCCGCCAGCGCATTTACATCGCCGACATGACGATGAATACCAGCGGTGCCAGCGACTATCCGGCCATCGTCGTGGTCGACCTGAACAGCGGTCTTTCGTGGCGTTCACTGGAGTGCTACCCAGGCCTGATGCCTGGCGATGTGCCGCTGATGGTCGCCGGCAAACCGTTGTCGCTACGCCCACCGGACGGCGAGGTCATTCCTTACCGCTACGGCCTCAATCCGATCGCGATCGACCCGTTGGGTCGCTGGGTTTACTTCGGCTCGATGTCCGCGCGCAAGGTCTACCGGGTCGCCACCGAAATCCTTGCGCAACCTGCCGGTAATGCACCGTTGAGCGAGGTGGTGGAATACTGGTGCGAAAAGCCGCATTGCGACGGGTTTGATGTCGATGCACAAGGCAACGTTTACGTGACGGACATCGCCAACAATGCGATCGGGCTCGCGTCTCCCGCTGGCTACCGCCTCCTGGCCCAGGACGACCGATTGCTCGCCTGGCCGGACGGCGTCGAGCTCGATGCGCAGGGAAAATGGTTGTACATCACGGCGAACCAGTTGCACCGACACCCACTCCTCAATGCCGGTGAAGACGACAGCCTGCCGCCCTTCCATGTTCTGCGTTTGCGGGTGGATGCGCCGATGGGGTTGAGCGAAGCACCATGA